One region of Osmia lignaria lignaria isolate PbOS001 chromosome 7, iyOsmLign1, whole genome shotgun sequence genomic DNA includes:
- the LOC143305431 gene encoding uncharacterized protein LOC143305431, with product MDGIQAIKKMSIPTTATNNRYSVLQYLIEIDQDENNTAAQQTPVTQRNNQFTKKLSPLVMHDNNISDFENLKKTWKEKGSNFHTYTRKDEKKRVYVINGLHNKITAEETKEELYRHEINADNITKMKRTVRSLYMISVSNAIKLKHLRT from the exons ATGGATGGAATACAAGCTATTAAAAAGATGAGCATACCCACAACAGCCACAAATAACAGGTATTCAGTACTGCAATATCTAATAGAAatcgatcaagatgaaaataatacagCCGCACAGCAAACTCCGGTTACACAGAGGAACAACCAATTCACTAAAAAGCTTTCCCCATTGGTTATGCATGATAAC AACATTAGTGATTTTGAAAATCTCAAGAAGACATGGAAAGAAAAAGGATCAAACTTTCACACATATACCAGGAAAGATGAGAAGAAAAGAGTGTATGTAATCAATGGTTTACACAATAAAATCACAGCAGAAGAAACAAAGGAAGAACTCTATCGGCATGAGATAAATGCTGACAATATcacaaaaatgaaaagaactGTAAGATCTTTGTACATGATCTCAGTTTCAAATGCAATCAAACTAAAACATCTAagaacataa